In Roseomonas fluvialis, one genomic interval encodes:
- a CDS encoding lytic transglycosylase domain-containing protein — translation MARRTPAAALVAAMGAPLWFGTPLPAAAQRADQTASGVPAAAVSGAGAAAILRPLAAADAARLVRIFQLQAEGSAAAAAREHDALRDRRLDGHVLADRWLGPRAAAPRAEELRAWLLRHADQPDAPAIHALLVRVAPEGSAIPPAPVEAALPEDGEAVPEEREPAARGFTRNPALDRTVRERAFGGDTQGALDLIRRTRGMTPAYAAALRADIALALFRRGEDVAAFRMASEVARREKTGRAAFAAGLAAWGLGRHEVALPYFETAARAEGGSAAARAAAAFWTARAAVRARRPAQYVPWMLQAAQEPRTFHGLLARRSLGLTPGFAWHGEAAEGAGAAALMETAGGWRALALMQVGQQARAEAELRALWPAARGNAVLLRAMLSVAGQQGMTHLGAQLAGLAQGADGRPRDLARFPLPRLEPAQGFRVDPALLYALARQESNFDPEAISRAGARGLLQVMPATAAYVANDPSFRGEGAARLHDPGLSLEIGQRYLLYLANHEAVQGDLIRLLAAYNAGPGNLARWLPASRHRDDPFLFIEAIPVEETRLHVQRVLAYSWIYASRLGLPSPSLEALARGAFPQFNAAGATGRRVALN, via the coding sequence ATGGCCCGACGCACGCCCGCCGCTGCCCTCGTGGCCGCCATGGGCGCGCCGCTCTGGTTCGGAACCCCCCTTCCAGCCGCAGCGCAACGGGCCGACCAGACCGCCTCGGGCGTTCCAGCCGCCGCTGTGTCGGGTGCCGGAGCGGCTGCGATCCTACGCCCGCTCGCCGCGGCCGATGCCGCGCGGCTGGTGCGCATCTTCCAACTGCAGGCCGAGGGCAGTGCCGCCGCGGCGGCGCGCGAACATGATGCGCTGCGTGACCGGCGCCTCGATGGCCATGTGCTGGCTGACCGCTGGCTCGGCCCGCGCGCTGCCGCCCCGCGCGCCGAGGAGCTGCGCGCCTGGCTGCTGCGCCACGCCGACCAGCCCGACGCGCCGGCCATCCATGCGCTGCTGGTGCGCGTCGCGCCGGAGGGCAGCGCCATTCCGCCCGCCCCCGTGGAAGCCGCGCTGCCCGAGGATGGCGAGGCGGTGCCCGAGGAACGCGAGCCCGCCGCGCGCGGCTTCACTCGCAACCCCGCACTCGATCGCACGGTGCGCGAACGCGCCTTCGGGGGCGATACGCAGGGCGCGCTGGACCTGATCCGCCGCACGCGCGGCATGACCCCCGCCTATGCCGCCGCCCTGCGCGCCGATATCGCGCTGGCGCTGTTCCGCCGCGGCGAGGATGTCGCGGCCTTCCGCATGGCGTCCGAGGTGGCGCGGCGGGAGAAGACAGGCCGCGCGGCCTTCGCCGCGGGGCTGGCGGCCTGGGGCCTCGGCCGGCACGAAGTCGCGCTGCCCTATTTCGAGACCGCCGCGCGGGCCGAGGGCGGGTCTGCCGCCGCGCGCGCCGCCGCCGCCTTCTGGACGGCGCGTGCGGCGGTGCGTGCCCGCCGGCCGGCGCAATACGTCCCCTGGATGCTGCAGGCGGCCCAGGAACCGCGCACGTTCCACGGGCTGCTGGCGCGCCGTTCTCTCGGGCTGACGCCCGGCTTCGCATGGCATGGCGAGGCCGCCGAGGGTGCCGGCGCGGCCGCGCTGATGGAGACCGCGGGCGGGTGGCGCGCGCTGGCGCTGATGCAGGTGGGCCAGCAGGCGCGCGCCGAGGCGGAACTGCGCGCGCTGTGGCCTGCCGCGCGTGGCAATGCGGTGCTGCTGCGCGCCATGCTGAGCGTCGCCGGGCAGCAGGGCATGACGCATCTGGGGGCGCAGCTCGCGGGCCTGGCGCAGGGGGCGGATGGGCGGCCACGCGACCTCGCGCGCTTCCCGCTGCCGCGGCTTGAACCGGCGCAGGGGTTCCGCGTCGATCCGGCGCTGCTCTATGCCCTGGCGCGGCAGGAATCGAATTTCGATCCCGAGGCGATCTCGCGCGCCGGCGCGCGTGGTCTGCTGCAGGTGATGCCGGCGACCGCTGCCTATGTCGCGAACGACCCGTCCTTCCGCGGGGAGGGCGCGGCGCGGCTGCACGATCCCGGGCTGTCGCTCGAGATCGGCCAGCGCTACCTGCTGTACCTCGCGAACCACGAGGCAGTGCAGGGCGATCTGATCCGGCTGCTCGCGGCGTACAATGCGGGCCCGGGCAACCTGGCGCGCTGGCTGCCTGCTTCGCGCCACCGCGACGACCCGTTCCTGTTCATCGAGGCGATCCCGGTCGAGGAGACGCGCCTGCACGTGCAGCGCGTGCTGGCCTATTCCTGGATCTACGCCTCGCGCCTGGGGCTGCCCTCGCCGAGCCTGGAGGCGTTGGCGCGCGGGGCGTTCCCGCAATTCAACGCGGCAGGCGCGACCGGGCGGCGCGTAGCGTTGAACTGA
- a CDS encoding uracil-DNA glycosylase, which produces MEQDRAALLAALALQLDWGADEALEEAPPDRARAPAVAASAATPAEAARVPPPPVRSAGTPPAATPIAARAATAAAAADSLAALRDAIAAFDGSPLRDTATNLVFSDGAPDSGLMMIGEAPGAEEDRLGRPFVGQSGQLLDRMLGSVGLRREEGGFYITNILPWRPPGNRTPTDAEIALFMPFVLRHIALVRPRRVVLLGGVAAKALLRAKDGITRLRGRWHQVEVEGAGSLPMLATLHPAYLLRTPAAKRDAWADLLLLRRTIDAESS; this is translated from the coding sequence ATGGAGCAGGACCGTGCGGCGCTGCTCGCCGCCCTCGCGCTGCAGCTGGACTGGGGAGCGGACGAGGCGCTGGAGGAAGCGCCGCCCGACCGCGCCCGCGCGCCCGCGGTGGCGGCGTCCGCCGCCACGCCCGCCGAGGCCGCGCGCGTGCCGCCCCCGCCCGTGCGCAGCGCGGGCACCCCGCCCGCCGCAACACCGATCGCCGCGCGCGCCGCCACCGCCGCCGCCGCCGCCGACAGCCTGGCCGCGCTGCGCGACGCGATCGCCGCCTTCGACGGTTCCCCCCTGCGCGACACGGCAACCAACCTGGTCTTCAGCGACGGCGCGCCCGACTCAGGCCTGATGATGATCGGCGAGGCACCGGGCGCGGAGGAGGATCGCCTGGGGCGCCCCTTCGTCGGCCAGTCGGGCCAGTTGCTCGACCGCATGCTCGGCTCGGTCGGGCTGCGGCGGGAGGAGGGCGGCTTCTACATCACCAACATCCTGCCCTGGCGCCCGCCGGGCAACCGCACGCCGACCGACGCCGAGATCGCGCTGTTCATGCCCTTCGTGCTGCGGCACATCGCGCTGGTGCGCCCGCGCCGCGTCGTGCTGCTGGGTGGGGTCGCGGCCAAGGCGCTGCTGCGCGCCAAGGACGGCATCACCCGCCTGCGCGGCCGCTGGCACCAGGTCGAGGTCGAGGGCGCGGGCAGCCTGCCCATGCTGGCCACGCTGCACCCGGCCTATCTGCTGCGCACCCCGGCGGCGAAGCGCGATGCCTGGGCGGACCTGCTGCTGTTGCGCCGCACCATCGATGCGGAATCGTCCTGA
- a CDS encoding electron transfer flavoprotein-ubiquinone oxidoreductase has protein sequence MAAEREAMEFDVLIVGGGPSGLAAAIRLKQLSPDASVCLVEKGSEIGAHILSGAVLEPRALDELLPDWRDDPPALATPAGDDRFMFLTATKAWKLPTPPAMNNHGNYIVSLGNVCRWLAAKAEALGVEIYPGFAASETIIENGEVKGVVAGVMGITREGEEGPNYQPGMELRATYTLFGEGCRGSLTKKLFETFNLRDGVQPQTFGLGIKELWEIPKEKHTPGLIWHSVGWPLPSDTYGGSWLYMLGDNLVSIGFVVGLDYSNPWLSPFDEFQRFKHHPAVAAMLEGGKRIAYGARALNEGGLQSIPKLVFPGGAIIGDSAGFLNVPKIKGTHTAMKSGMVAAEAIAEALKAEARPPVLEAYPANLRASWVWSELEGVRNIRPGFAKFGFWGGMAYAALDTYVLRGRAPWTMAHHDDHATLRKAADAPKIAYPKPDGVLSFDRLSSVFLSNTNHEEDQPAHLKLRDPSRWKGVNFDSFASPESRYCPAAVYEAVGPAADALLRGTPDAQATEGATGAGAEVEAGTPAARLVINAQNCVHCKTCDIKDPTQNIDWCTPEGSGGPNYIGGM, from the coding sequence ATGGCCGCTGAGCGCGAGGCGATGGAATTCGACGTGCTGATCGTGGGCGGCGGGCCGTCGGGCCTGGCGGCAGCGATCCGGCTGAAGCAGCTGTCCCCCGACGCCTCGGTCTGCCTGGTCGAGAAGGGCAGCGAGATCGGCGCCCATATCCTGTCGGGTGCCGTGCTGGAACCGCGCGCTCTCGATGAGCTGCTGCCCGACTGGCGCGACGACCCGCCAGCGCTGGCAACACCGGCCGGCGACGACCGCTTCATGTTCCTCACCGCCACCAAGGCGTGGAAGCTGCCCACGCCGCCGGCGATGAACAACCACGGCAACTACATCGTCTCGCTGGGCAATGTGTGCCGCTGGCTGGCAGCGAAGGCCGAGGCGCTGGGTGTCGAGATCTACCCGGGCTTCGCGGCGAGCGAGACGATCATCGAGAACGGCGAGGTGAAGGGCGTCGTCGCCGGCGTCATGGGCATCACGCGCGAGGGCGAGGAAGGGCCGAACTACCAGCCGGGGATGGAACTGCGCGCCACCTATACGCTGTTCGGCGAGGGCTGCCGCGGCTCGCTGACCAAGAAATTGTTCGAGACCTTCAACCTGCGCGACGGCGTGCAGCCGCAGACCTTCGGCCTCGGCATCAAGGAACTTTGGGAGATCCCGAAGGAGAAACACACGCCCGGCCTGATCTGGCATTCCGTGGGCTGGCCGCTGCCGTCGGACACCTATGGCGGGTCGTGGCTCTACATGCTGGGCGACAACCTGGTCAGCATCGGCTTCGTGGTCGGCCTCGACTACAGCAACCCCTGGCTGTCGCCCTTCGACGAATTCCAGCGCTTCAAGCACCACCCGGCGGTGGCTGCCATGCTGGAAGGCGGCAAGCGCATCGCCTATGGCGCGCGCGCGCTGAACGAGGGCGGGCTGCAGTCCATCCCGAAGCTGGTCTTCCCGGGCGGTGCCATCATCGGCGACAGCGCGGGCTTCCTGAACGTGCCCAAGATCAAGGGCACGCATACAGCGATGAAGTCCGGCATGGTCGCGGCCGAGGCGATCGCCGAAGCGCTGAAGGCCGAGGCCCGCCCGCCGGTACTGGAAGCCTATCCGGCGAACCTGCGCGCGTCGTGGGTCTGGAGCGAGTTGGAAGGCGTGCGCAACATCCGCCCCGGCTTCGCCAAGTTCGGCTTCTGGGGCGGCATGGCCTATGCCGCGCTGGACACCTACGTGCTGCGCGGCAGGGCGCCCTGGACCATGGCGCATCACGACGACCACGCGACGCTGCGCAAGGCGGCCGACGCGCCCAAGATCGCGTATCCCAAGCCCGATGGCGTGCTGTCCTTCGACCGGCTCTCCTCGGTGTTCCTGTCGAACACCAACCACGAGGAAGACCAGCCCGCGCACCTGAAGCTGCGTGACCCGTCGCGCTGGAAGGGCGTGAACTTCGACAGCTTCGCCAGCCCCGAAAGCCGCTATTGCCCCGCCGCGGTCTATGAGGCCGTAGGCCCCGCGGCCGATGCGCTGCTGCGCGGCACACCGGACGCCCAGGCAACCGAAGGCGCGACCGGCGCGGGCGCCGAGGTCGAGGCCGGCACGCCCGCCGCACGGCTGGTGATCAACGCGCAGAACTGCGTCCACTGCAAAACCTGCGATATCAAGGACCCGACGCAGAACATCGACTGGTGCACGCCCGAAGGCAGCGGCGGGCCCAACTACATCGGCGGCATGTGA
- a CDS encoding CDGSH iron-sulfur domain-containing protein, which produces MADDAPATARVLANGPLELKGEILLNGAPVGAEAWLCRCGASADKPWCDGSHTAAPCTLTGDPALREGRELPPAGAPLNLEPQPNGSVKATGPLLILNDAGAVTDRVTQAFLCRCGQSARQPYCDGSHKRAGFVAP; this is translated from the coding sequence ATGGCAGATGATGCGCCCGCCACCGCCCGCGTGCTGGCGAATGGCCCGCTTGAACTGAAGGGCGAGATCCTGCTGAACGGCGCTCCGGTCGGCGCCGAGGCTTGGCTGTGCCGTTGCGGTGCGTCGGCCGACAAGCCGTGGTGTGATGGAAGTCACACTGCAGCACCCTGCACCTTGACGGGCGACCCGGCGCTGCGCGAGGGGCGCGAACTCCCGCCGGCCGGCGCGCCGCTGAACCTCGAGCCGCAGCCCAACGGGTCGGTGAAGGCGACCGGGCCGTTGCTGATCCTCAACGATGCCGGTGCGGTGACCGACCGCGTGACGCAGGCCTTCCTGTGCCGCTGCGGCCAGTCGGCGCGGCAGCCCTATTGCGATGGCAGCCACAAGCGGGCGGGGTTCGTCGCGCCCTGA
- a CDS encoding succinylglutamate desuccinylase/aspartoacylase domain-containing protein, which translates to MHDIPGRSPARPPTVAVNIARPDLRRWLPGNCGIPGAWSFTADAPGPHVALTAIVHGNEIAGAVVLDRLLKWITRASLRPARGRLTLVFCNLEAFARFDAGDPTATRFLDEDMNRVWSETELDGPRRSVELRRARELRPLVDSIDLLADLHSMLWQSDPLILAGSTDKAARLGLAIGLPQTVVADAGHTGGRRLIDYARFARPDTDAAAVLVEAGDHWEEPTVQRMEQACLRLLHLAGIMPPQALPPIAPAPPPRLARVSRTVTAATRSFAFLRDFRGGEVIPHANTLIALDGEAEIRTPHDDCLLVMPTPMVPRGHTAVRMARFVS; encoded by the coding sequence ATGCATGACATCCCGGGGCGTTCCCCCGCGCGGCCGCCCACGGTCGCCGTCAACATCGCGCGGCCCGACCTGCGGCGCTGGCTGCCGGGCAATTGCGGCATTCCCGGCGCTTGGTCCTTCACCGCCGACGCACCCGGCCCGCATGTCGCGCTCACCGCCATCGTGCATGGCAACGAGATCGCCGGCGCGGTGGTGCTGGACCGGCTGCTGAAATGGATCACGCGCGCATCGCTGCGCCCGGCGCGCGGGCGACTGACCCTGGTGTTCTGCAACCTCGAGGCCTTCGCCCGCTTCGACGCCGGCGACCCGACCGCGACACGCTTCCTGGACGAGGACATGAACCGCGTCTGGTCGGAGACCGAGCTCGATGGTCCGCGCCGGTCGGTCGAACTGCGCCGCGCGCGGGAACTGCGCCCGCTGGTCGACAGCATCGATTTGCTGGCCGACCTGCATTCCATGCTCTGGCAATCGGACCCGCTGATCCTGGCCGGCAGCACGGACAAGGCGGCGCGGCTCGGCCTCGCGATCGGGCTGCCGCAGACCGTGGTGGCGGATGCCGGGCACACCGGCGGGCGGCGGCTGATCGACTATGCGCGCTTCGCCAGGCCCGATACCGATGCCGCCGCCGTGCTGGTCGAAGCCGGCGACCATTGGGAGGAACCGACGGTCCAGCGCATGGAGCAGGCCTGCCTGCGCCTGCTGCACCTGGCCGGCATCATGCCCCCGCAGGCGCTGCCGCCGATCGCGCCCGCGCCGCCACCGCGCCTCGCTCGCGTGAGCCGCACCGTGACCGCCGCGACGCGGTCCTTCGCCTTCTTGCGGGATTTCCGCGGCGGCGAGGTGATCCCGCACGCCAATACGCTGATCGCCCTTGATGGCGAGGCGGAAATCCGCACGCCGCACGACGACTGCCTGCTGGTGATGCCCACGCCGATGGTCCCGCGCGGGCATACCGCGGTGCGCATGGCACGATTCGTAAGCTAG
- a CDS encoding fumarylacetoacetate hydrolase family protein, with translation MAALKLITFADAEGSRAGVLLDGGRVLDLGAAMPPARDMLALIDGGPGVLAAVRTLAANPPAGTVLPLASVALQAPIPRPRRNVFCVGRNYMDHVAEGDRTRGITQSEVPKFPQFFTKAADTVIAPGAPVPSHKGVTEWLDYEVELVAVIGTAGRDIPKDKALDHVYGWTIGNDVTGRELQRRHGQWFKGKSLDRSCPMGPVIVPREDLDASDLAIGLKLNGEQRQASRTSKMIFDVKEIIHQLSAGFTLLPGDVIMTGTPEGVGYAMVPPQTMKTGDVMELTIEGIGTLTNAIAD, from the coding sequence ATGGCCGCCTTGAAGCTCATCACCTTCGCCGATGCCGAGGGCAGTCGCGCCGGCGTGCTGCTGGATGGCGGGCGCGTGCTCGACCTCGGTGCCGCCATGCCGCCGGCGCGCGACATGCTAGCGCTGATCGACGGCGGGCCGGGCGTGCTGGCCGCGGTACGCACGCTGGCGGCCAACCCGCCGGCGGGCACTGTGCTGCCGTTGGCGTCCGTCGCGCTGCAGGCGCCGATCCCGCGTCCGCGCCGCAACGTGTTCTGCGTCGGGCGCAACTACATGGACCACGTGGCGGAAGGCGACCGCACCCGCGGCATCACGCAGTCCGAAGTGCCGAAGTTCCCGCAGTTCTTCACCAAGGCGGCGGACACCGTGATCGCGCCAGGCGCGCCGGTGCCCTCGCACAAGGGCGTCACGGAATGGCTCGACTACGAGGTCGAGCTGGTCGCGGTGATCGGCACCGCCGGGCGCGACATCCCGAAGGACAAGGCGCTCGACCACGTCTACGGCTGGACCATCGGCAACGACGTGACCGGGCGCGAATTGCAGCGCCGGCACGGGCAGTGGTTCAAGGGCAAGTCGCTCGACCGTTCCTGCCCGATGGGGCCGGTGATCGTGCCACGCGAGGACCTCGATGCTTCGGACCTCGCGATCGGGCTGAAGCTGAACGGGGAGCAGCGGCAGGCCTCGCGCACCTCCAAGATGATCTTCGACGTGAAGGAGATCATCCACCAGCTCTCGGCCGGCTTCACCCTGCTGCCGGGCGACGTGATCATGACCGGCACGCCCGAGGGTGTCGGCTACGCCATGGTCCCGCCGCAGACGATGAAGACGGGCGACGTGATGGAACTGACCATCGAGGGCATCGGCACCCTGACAAACGCGATCGCCGACTGA
- the dctP gene encoding TRAP transporter substrate-binding protein DctP — protein MTLPRRAILAAPALVIGSAGAQPAGWTVATEYPATSIPGEGVAHFAAAATARGMPVTAAAGAPDGYRSAAALDVLAAGRFAAVDAFAGALDAVDPVFLLSSLPFLTASHADAARLRDLARPRYAAAAQARGAVLLWTTPWPPSGLWTNRPVTKPEDLRGLRVRTYDATGTEVLRAAGAVAEVLSFAEVDARLAAGTLDAVLSSGDGGAGRRLWRWLPHFTEANYAWPLSLAFASAPALAALPAAQQQAVRDAAVDTEARQWRAIEGRLAANRQVMRENQVGIHEPDAALRAALRGAAAGAVTAWEARAGEAGRAILTAYRG, from the coding sequence ATGACCCTGCCGCGCCGCGCGATCCTCGCCGCCCCCGCTCTCGTCATCGGCAGCGCCGGCGCGCAGCCGGCCGGCTGGACGGTCGCCACCGAATACCCGGCCACCTCCATCCCGGGCGAGGGCGTGGCCCATTTCGCCGCCGCCGCCACCGCGCGCGGCATGCCGGTCACGGCAGCGGCGGGCGCGCCGGATGGCTACCGCTCCGCCGCCGCGCTCGATGTGCTGGCGGCCGGGCGCTTCGCGGCGGTCGATGCCTTCGCCGGCGCGCTCGATGCGGTGGACCCGGTCTTCCTGCTCTCCTCGCTGCCCTTCCTGACCGCCTCGCATGCCGATGCGGCGCGGCTGCGGGATCTGGCACGGCCGCGCTACGCCGCGGCGGCGCAGGCGCGCGGTGCAGTGCTGCTGTGGACCACGCCTTGGCCGCCCTCGGGGCTCTGGACCAACCGGCCCGTGACGAAGCCCGAGGACCTGCGCGGTCTGCGCGTGCGCACCTACGACGCGACCGGCACCGAGGTGCTGCGCGCCGCCGGCGCGGTGGCCGAGGTGCTGTCCTTCGCCGAGGTCGATGCACGCCTCGCGGCCGGCACGCTCGATGCCGTGCTGTCGTCTGGCGATGGCGGGGCGGGGCGCCGGCTGTGGCGCTGGCTGCCGCATTTCACCGAGGCGAACTACGCCTGGCCGCTGTCGCTGGCCTTCGCGTCGGCGCCGGCACTCGCCGCGCTGCCGGCCGCGCAGCAGCAGGCGGTGCGCGACGCCGCAGTGGACACCGAGGCACGGCAATGGCGAGCGATCGAAGGGCGCCTTGCTGCCAATCGCCAGGTCATGCGGGAGAACCAGGTGGGCATCCACGAGCCCGACGCAGCGCTGCGCGCGGCCCTGCGCGGCGCGGCGGCAGGCGCGGTCACAGCCTGGGAAGCGCGCGCCGGGGAGGCCGGGCGCGCGATCCTGACCGCCTATCGGGGATGA
- a CDS encoding NeuD/PglB/VioB family sugar acetyltransferase, whose product MDTARPGILVMGAGGHGKAVLDLLMAGGAWRIAGVVDDAPRLAEVLGVPVLGNDAAFAGLRAAGVAAAHPAIGHNAQRIAAAARLLAAGFALPALVHPAAILGRGATLGEGAAVLARAVIGPEARIGRLALVNTGAIVEHDCDLGEGAHVAPGAVLAGGVRIGAGAMVGAGAVIRPGVVVGAGAIIGAGAAVLADVPPGATFAGVPAQNLHPETSP is encoded by the coding sequence ATGGACACGGCGCGGCCGGGAATCTTGGTGATGGGGGCGGGCGGGCATGGCAAGGCGGTGCTGGACCTGCTGATGGCCGGTGGCGCCTGGCGCATCGCCGGCGTGGTCGACGACGCCCCGCGCCTGGCCGAGGTGCTGGGCGTGCCGGTGCTCGGCAATGATGCCGCCTTCGCCGGCCTGCGCGCCGCGGGTGTCGCGGCGGCGCATCCGGCGATCGGCCACAACGCCCAGCGCATCGCCGCCGCGGCACGGCTGCTGGCGGCGGGCTTCGCCTTGCCGGCCCTGGTCCATCCCGCGGCGATCCTCGGCCGTGGTGCGACGCTGGGCGAAGGTGCGGCGGTGCTGGCACGCGCCGTGATCGGGCCGGAGGCGCGGATTGGGCGCCTGGCGCTGGTCAATACCGGCGCCATCGTCGAACACGACTGCGACCTGGGCGAGGGTGCGCACGTCGCGCCCGGCGCGGTGCTGGCGGGTGGCGTGCGGATCGGCGCCGGCGCCATGGTCGGCGCCGGCGCGGTGATCCGCCCTGGCGTGGTGGTGGGCGCGGGGGCCATCATCGGTGCCGGCGCGGCCGTGCTGGCCGACGTGCCCCCCGGCGCGACCTTCGCCGGCGTGCCTGCGCAGAACCTGCATCCGGAGACGTCGCCATGA
- a CDS encoding Tat pathway signal protein has protein sequence MRLPGLIAALVLLFATATPAAAQNRFWLQNNTGQTIVAANVSPSRVPEWGPNILLQGPLRPGMQVYVEPTFRDCYLDIRVRFADGTEDGHLGVHACTLSRITFGRDVPQAPVPPPPREREVEREDPSFVFVNRSGEPIREIYVSLTTERNWGRDRLGPRQILPPGASMPIGLPRLGVCTVDMRVVYMDGRVLENRNVETCSIRSYAWR, from the coding sequence ATGCGCTTGCCTGGCCTGATCGCCGCCCTGGTCCTGCTGTTCGCCACCGCGACGCCCGCAGCGGCGCAGAACCGCTTCTGGCTGCAGAACAACACCGGGCAGACCATCGTGGCGGCCAATGTCTCGCCATCCCGGGTACCGGAATGGGGGCCGAACATCCTGCTGCAGGGGCCGCTGCGGCCGGGCATGCAGGTCTATGTCGAACCGACCTTCCGCGACTGCTACCTCGATATCCGCGTGCGCTTCGCCGATGGCACCGAGGACGGGCATCTCGGCGTGCATGCCTGCACCCTCAGCCGCATCACCTTCGGGCGCGACGTGCCCCAGGCCCCGGTGCCGCCGCCCCCGCGCGAGCGGGAGGTCGAGCGCGAGGACCCGTCCTTCGTCTTCGTCAACCGCAGCGGGGAGCCGATCCGCGAGATCTATGTCTCGCTCACCACCGAGCGCAACTGGGGCCGCGACCGGCTCGGCCCGCGCCAGATCCTGCCGCCCGGCGCATCCATGCCGATCGGCCTGCCGCGGCTGGGCGTGTGCACGGTGGACATGCGGGTGGTCTACATGGACGGGCGGGTGCTCGAGAATCGCAACGTCGAGACCTGCTCGATCCGCAGCTACGCCTGGCGGTAG
- a CDS encoding glutathione S-transferase family protein, which translates to MLKIHGIPRSRAFRCIWAAEEAGLPYEVIPIGFQPGFKLERAVTINPNNKIPALEDGDLVLFESLAINLHIAARAGAPLMPAGDDASRVMQWTLWTATEVEPHVMRWSYNAYLKPEAERVASEAAAGKEALDARLAVLERELAARPFLLGAGFTVADLNLASVLYGSWLNGYDYAPFPKVKAWMDACMTRPAALRARKQREG; encoded by the coding sequence ATGCTCAAGATCCACGGCATTCCCCGCTCCCGCGCCTTCCGCTGCATCTGGGCGGCCGAGGAAGCGGGACTGCCCTACGAGGTCATCCCGATCGGCTTCCAGCCGGGGTTCAAGCTGGAACGCGCCGTCACGATCAACCCGAACAACAAGATCCCGGCGCTGGAGGATGGCGACCTGGTGCTGTTCGAGAGCCTGGCGATCAACCTGCACATCGCCGCCCGTGCCGGCGCGCCGCTGATGCCCGCGGGCGACGACGCCTCGCGCGTCATGCAGTGGACGCTGTGGACCGCGACCGAGGTCGAGCCGCACGTCATGCGTTGGTCCTACAACGCCTACCTGAAGCCCGAGGCCGAGCGCGTGGCGTCCGAGGCTGCGGCCGGCAAGGAGGCGCTGGATGCGCGCCTCGCGGTGCTGGAGCGCGAGCTGGCGGCGCGGCCCTTCCTGCTGGGCGCGGGGTTCACCGTGGCCGACCTGAACCTGGCCTCGGTGCTCTATGGGTCCTGGCTGAACGGCTACGACTACGCGCCCTTCCCCAAGGTGAAGGCCTGGATGGACGCCTGCATGACGCGCCCGGCCGCGCTGCGCGCACGCAAGCAGCGCGAAGGCTGA